From a region of the Drosophila virilis strain 15010-1051.87 chromosome 3, Dvir_AGI_RSII-ME, whole genome shotgun sequence genome:
- the LOC138911083 gene encoding zinc finger protein ZFP2-like: MNNVCRVCMSSADLVDLFAETKLSDCELTLADMLNECVNNHVKPEDKLTKKICSSCISDVKTAYKLKRNAEDSHKLLSMSLTETENFIDMLAEEDWDLVKDMIKQEVDESSLLESPVKSTQDSESIPEKNANSKKPFKCKTCGKTFGSNANLLRHNRIHTGERPFKCSKCSKSFTQASSLKTHYTIHTGRSLFKCHHCPKAFTRKYNLNGHLKKHGDQNAIVKKSKEKKCKTCGKTFKRNEHLIRHTRIHTGERPFKCSKCPKSFIQATSLKTHEAVHTGNRMFKCTHCPYYFATKQSLVNHKRNHVSKNEQKSTTKNQNIIENKGNSIKKFKCTICGYAFNRKENLVRHGRTHTGERPFKCQICSKSFTQRYVLKTHQIVHTGERLFKCSHCPKDFTGKHNLVNHLRKHGLLEEAKKKINNKNRNKAKK; this comes from the coding sequence ATGAATAACGTTTGTCGCGTTTGCATGAGCTCAGCGGACCTGGTGGATTTATTCGCGGAGACGAAACTGTCTGATTGCGAGCTCACCCTAGCAGATATGTTAAATGAATGCGTCAACAACCACGTAAAACCGGAGGATAAACTTACAAAGAAGATATGCAGTTCCTGTATTTCAGATGTGAAAACAGCTTATAAATTAAAACGCAATGCCGAAGATAGCCATAAGCTACTCAGTATGAGTCTAACGGAAACAGAAAACTTTATCGATATGCTAGCAGAAGAAGATTGGGACCTCGTCAAGGATATGATTAAACAAGAGGTAGATGAAAGCTCTTTGCTGGAGAGCCCTGTAAAGAGCACACAAGATAGTGAAAGTATACCTGAAAAGAATGCAAACTCGAAGAAGccatttaaatgtaaaactTGCGGAAAAACATTCGGATCAAATGCAAACTTGTTAAGACACAATCGTATTCATACTGGCGAACGTCCTTTTAAGTGTTCGAAATGTTCCAAATCTTTTACTCAGGCATCTTCACTGAAGACACACTATACTATTCACACCGGCAGGTCCTTGTTCAAGTGTCACCATTGCCCAAAAGCCTTTACTAGAAAATATAATCTAAACGGTCATCTTAAGAAGCACGGGGATCAAAATGCGATTGTTAAAAAATCGAAGGAGAAAAAGTGTAAGACTTGTGGTAAGACATTCAAAAGAAATGAACATTTGATAAGGCACACTCGTATTCACACTGGCGAGCGTCCTTTTAAGTGTTCAAAATGCCCGAAATCATTTATCCAAGCAACATCTCTTAAAACACACGAAGCGGTTCACACCGGAAATCGTATGTTCAAGTGTACCCACTGCCCTTATTACTTTGCTACGAAACAAAGTCTAGTCAATCACAAGAGAAATCACGTTTCAAAAAACGAACAGAAAAGCAccacaaaaaatcaaaatataattgaaaacaaaGGGAACTCAATTAAGAAATTCAAGTGTACGATTTGTGGTTATGCATTcaatagaaaagaaaatttggTAAGGCACGGTCGTACCCATACCGGCGAACGTCCTTTTAAGTGTCAGATATGCTCGAAATCTTTTACCCAGAGATATGTTCTCAAGACACACCAAATTGTTCATACTGGTGAGCGTTTGTTCAAGTGTTCCCATTGCCCGAAGGACTTTACAGGGAAACATAATTTAGTCAACCATTTGCGCAAACATGGTTTATTGGAAgaagccaaaaagaaaataaataataagaatagaaataaagccaaaaaataa